One Amycolatopsis sp. NBC_00355 genomic window carries:
- a CDS encoding Rv1733c family protein has translation MRGRIARFRRRLFPGRNPLARFGDRVEAALLVLMVAGALLTLPFAAAVGSDTYAAQTARAEQERTTRHPATATSLAAAPTRTYSTDGAGAPADQTTVPAAWFDARGTRHTGDVLADSGSPKGTHLPVWLDQRGELTTEPLSPSTSVADGVFAAILLWLAVTGVLAALYGLGRFVLDRLRAAAWDRAWAEARHDSRF, from the coding sequence ATGCGAGGTCGGATCGCCCGGTTCCGGCGCCGGTTGTTCCCCGGCCGCAACCCGCTCGCCCGCTTCGGTGACCGCGTCGAAGCCGCGTTGCTGGTGCTGATGGTCGCGGGGGCGCTGCTGACGCTCCCGTTCGCGGCCGCGGTCGGCTCCGACACCTACGCCGCGCAGACCGCCCGCGCCGAGCAGGAGCGCACCACCCGCCACCCCGCGACGGCGACCTCGCTGGCCGCGGCCCCCACCCGGACCTACAGCACCGACGGCGCCGGCGCCCCGGCCGACCAGACCACCGTGCCGGCGGCCTGGTTCGACGCGCGCGGCACGCGCCACACGGGCGACGTCCTCGCCGATTCCGGCAGCCCGAAGGGCACCCACCTGCCGGTGTGGCTGGACCAGCGCGGCGAGCTGACGACCGAACCGCTCTCGCCGTCGACCTCGGTCGCCGACGGCGTGTTCGCGGCGATCCTGCTCTGGCTCGCCGTCACCGGAGTGCTGGCCGCGCTGTACGGCCTCGGCCGCTTCGTCCTGGACCGCCTCCGCGCGGCGGCGTGGGACCGCGCCTGGGCGGAAGCCCGCCACGACAGCCGGTTCTGA
- a CDS encoding Smr/MutS family protein, giving the protein MKLKLDLHDIYNRGGEIERALQGIIDEAVAKKAPLVEIIPGKGSGQLKKHVLRFLERKDIKALYHRIEKDKDNFGRVFVHFRWK; this is encoded by the coding sequence GTGAAGCTGAAGCTGGACCTCCACGACATCTACAACCGCGGCGGCGAGATCGAGCGCGCGCTGCAGGGGATCATCGACGAAGCCGTCGCCAAGAAGGCGCCGCTCGTCGAGATCATCCCGGGGAAGGGCTCGGGGCAGCTGAAGAAGCACGTCCTGCGGTTCCTCGAGCGCAAGGACATCAAGGCGCTCTACCACCGGATCGAGAAGGACAAGGACAACTTCGGCCGGGTGTTCGTGCACTTCCGCTGGAAGTGA
- a CDS encoding MBL fold metallo-hydrolase: MRKTIAALRDLPAAFGAKAAGARAERVRRSPQFDGKVFRNVAPRHPMTAASMRTIFREMFFGTDRELRKPGGAIPLVQAAPVETAEGLHLTWYGHASTLVELDGARVLLDPVWSDRVSPATFAGPRRLHEPPVPLSGVGRIDAVVISHDHYDHLDLPTIRSLVTSTEAPFFVPLGVGAHLERWHVPAERIIELDWHEEATVAGVRFISTPAQHFSGRGITNDDTLWTSWALIGPRHRVFYTGDTGYFDGFARIGAEHGPFDVALVQIGAYAPQWPDIHMTPEEGVAAGLDVRAKLLVPVHWATFSLAMHPWGEPADRVWTEAKAADIPLSIPRPGERLDVGEPPAVDGWWQAL; the protein is encoded by the coding sequence ATGAGGAAGACGATCGCTGCTCTGCGTGACCTGCCGGCGGCGTTCGGCGCGAAGGCCGCCGGTGCCCGCGCCGAGCGGGTCCGCCGGTCGCCGCAGTTCGACGGCAAGGTGTTCCGCAACGTGGCGCCGCGGCATCCGATGACCGCGGCGTCGATGCGCACCATCTTCCGCGAGATGTTCTTCGGCACCGACCGTGAGCTGCGCAAACCCGGCGGCGCGATCCCGTTGGTCCAGGCCGCGCCGGTCGAGACGGCCGAGGGCCTGCACCTGACCTGGTACGGCCACGCCTCGACGCTGGTGGAGCTGGACGGCGCCCGCGTGCTGCTCGACCCGGTGTGGAGCGACCGCGTCTCGCCGGCGACGTTCGCCGGCCCGCGGCGGCTGCACGAGCCGCCGGTGCCCCTGTCCGGCGTCGGCCGGATCGACGCCGTCGTCATCTCGCACGACCACTACGACCACCTGGACCTGCCGACCATCCGCTCGCTCGTGACGTCGACCGAAGCGCCGTTCTTCGTGCCGCTCGGCGTCGGCGCGCACCTGGAACGCTGGCACGTCCCGGCCGAGCGGATCATCGAGCTGGACTGGCACGAAGAGGCGACGGTCGCCGGCGTCCGGTTCATCTCGACGCCGGCCCAGCACTTCTCCGGCCGCGGCATCACCAACGACGACACGCTGTGGACGTCGTGGGCCCTGATCGGCCCGCGGCACCGGGTCTTCTACACCGGCGACACGGGCTACTTCGACGGCTTCGCGCGGATCGGCGCGGAGCACGGGCCGTTCGACGTCGCGCTGGTCCAGATCGGCGCGTACGCCCCGCAGTGGCCGGACATCCACATGACGCCGGAGGAAGGCGTCGCGGCGGGTCTCGACGTCCGCGCGAAGCTGCTGGTCCCGGTCCACTGGGCGACGTTCTCCCTGGCGATGCACCCGTGGGGCGAGCCGGCGGACCGCGTCTGGACCGAGGCGAAGGCGGCGGACATCCCGCTGTCGATCCCGCGCCCGGGCGAGCGCCTGGACGTCGGCGAGCCGCCGGCGGTCGACGGCTGGTGGCAGGCCCTGTGA
- a CDS encoding fatty acid desaturase family protein: protein MTTDNLVHTGSDFARLSHRISAAGLMRRRPGYYTARIAVVTTLFAAGWVAFAFLGNSWWQLAVAAFQAVLFGQIALLSHDLAHKQVFRRRRPTEVAGMIAGNLGVGMSYGWWMDKHTRHHANPNHEELDPDVDPDILVWSKDQARAARGVPAFVGRHQAFLFFPLLTLEGLNLHWSGIRAVRKPGLRRRGVEAALLATHFAVYFSALLTVLSPGMALLFFAVHQGLWGVYMGSIFAPNHKGMPTLTGRPELDFLRKQVLTSRNVRGGAVVDVALGGLNYQIEHHLFPSMPSRHLRQAQPIVEGYCAELGIPYLQTSLVESYRQALTHLHEAGAPLRNRS from the coding sequence GTGACCACAGACAACCTCGTGCACACCGGCAGCGACTTCGCCCGGCTGAGCCACCGCATCTCCGCCGCCGGCCTGATGAGGCGCCGTCCCGGGTACTACACCGCCCGGATCGCCGTTGTGACCACGCTGTTCGCCGCCGGTTGGGTCGCCTTCGCCTTCCTCGGGAACTCGTGGTGGCAGCTGGCGGTCGCCGCGTTCCAGGCGGTGCTGTTCGGCCAGATCGCCTTGCTGTCGCACGATCTCGCGCACAAGCAGGTGTTCCGGCGCCGGCGGCCGACCGAGGTCGCCGGGATGATCGCGGGCAACCTCGGCGTCGGCATGAGCTACGGCTGGTGGATGGACAAGCACACCCGCCACCACGCCAACCCGAACCACGAGGAGCTCGACCCGGACGTCGACCCGGACATCCTGGTGTGGTCGAAGGACCAGGCCCGCGCGGCCCGTGGTGTGCCCGCGTTCGTCGGGCGCCACCAGGCGTTCCTGTTCTTCCCGCTGCTCACCCTCGAAGGGCTGAACCTGCACTGGTCCGGCATCCGCGCGGTGCGCAAGCCGGGCCTGCGCCGCCGCGGCGTCGAAGCGGCACTGCTCGCCACGCACTTCGCCGTCTACTTCAGCGCGTTGCTCACGGTGCTCTCGCCGGGCATGGCGTTGCTGTTCTTCGCCGTCCACCAAGGACTCTGGGGTGTCTACATGGGATCGATCTTCGCGCCCAACCACAAGGGCATGCCGACACTCACCGGCCGCCCGGAGCTCGACTTCCTGCGCAAGCAGGTGCTGACCTCCCGCAACGTCCGCGGCGGCGCGGTCGTCGACGTCGCCCTCGGCGGCCTCAACTACCAGATCGAGCACCACCTGTTCCCGAGCATGCCGTCGCGGCACCTGCGGCAGGCGCAGCCGATCGTCGAGGGCTACTGCGCCGAGCTGGGCATCCCGTACCTGCAGACGAGCCTGGTCGAGTCCTACCGGCAGGCGCTCACCCACCTGCATGAAGCTGGGGCGCCTCTCAGGAACCGTTCGTAG
- a CDS encoding DUF4097 family beta strand repeat-containing protein codes for MRKFTTTAPITTVLDIPAGLVRFIAADRADTTVEVLPADASKSRDVKVAEQTTVEYHDGVLRIQATAKHQILGSSGSVEVTVQLPAGSRVETKAASAELRGVGRLGDVTFDGAEGVVKLDEAASVHLTTHAGNVTVGRLTGDAGISTGKGDIRIAEAVRGKVVLTTQAGDVTVGAAAGVSASLDAGTTYGRIHNSLKNTGEPDLIIQATTAAGDITASSL; via the coding sequence ATGCGGAAGTTCACCACCACCGCCCCGATCACCACCGTCCTCGACATCCCCGCCGGCCTCGTCCGGTTCATCGCCGCCGACCGGGCCGACACGACGGTCGAGGTCCTGCCCGCCGACGCGTCGAAGAGCCGCGACGTGAAGGTGGCGGAGCAGACCACGGTCGAGTACCACGACGGCGTCCTGCGGATCCAGGCCACGGCGAAGCACCAGATCCTCGGCAGCTCCGGCTCCGTCGAGGTGACGGTCCAGCTGCCCGCCGGGTCCCGCGTCGAGACGAAGGCGGCCAGCGCCGAACTGCGGGGCGTCGGGCGCCTCGGCGACGTCACCTTCGACGGCGCGGAGGGTGTCGTCAAGCTCGACGAGGCCGCGAGCGTCCACCTCACCACGCACGCCGGGAACGTCACGGTCGGCCGCCTCACCGGCGACGCCGGGATCAGCACCGGCAAGGGCGACATCCGGATCGCCGAAGCCGTGCGCGGCAAGGTCGTGCTGACCACCCAGGCCGGCGACGTCACGGTCGGCGCCGCCGCCGGCGTCTCCGCGTCCCTGGACGCCGGCACCACCTACGGCCGGATCCACAACTCGCTCAAGAACACCGGCGAGCCCGACCTGATCATCCAGGCCACGACCGCCGCAGGCGACATCACCGCCAGCAGCCTGTGA
- a CDS encoding helix-turn-helix domain-containing protein: MPGGRLTQQERQRIALGLADDLAYAEIARRLDRPTSTITREVLRNGGPAGYRADLAHHATERRAHRRKQAAPRGTQARPQADGRDADAVREYEDTLTTYLMQSGLPKMTARTLTCLYTTDAGSLTAAEIVRHLQVSPASVSKAVAFLESQGLIRRERDEGRRERYIVDDDVWYQSMLATARSNALFAATARQGVTVLGAGSPAAVRLENIARFVDFVGENITRAAEQAREILYTKP; this comes from the coding sequence ATGCCCGGAGGCAGGCTCACCCAGCAGGAACGGCAGCGGATCGCGCTGGGCCTGGCCGACGACCTCGCCTACGCGGAGATCGCCCGGCGCCTCGACCGCCCCACCTCGACGATCACGCGGGAGGTGCTGCGCAACGGCGGCCCGGCCGGCTACCGCGCCGACCTGGCCCACCACGCCACCGAACGCCGCGCCCACCGGCGCAAGCAGGCCGCGCCCCGGGGGACGCAGGCGCGCCCGCAGGCCGACGGACGCGACGCCGACGCCGTGCGCGAGTACGAGGACACGCTCACGACGTACCTCATGCAGTCGGGCCTGCCGAAGATGACGGCCAGGACGCTGACCTGCCTCTACACCACGGACGCGGGGAGCCTCACGGCCGCCGAGATCGTCCGGCACCTGCAGGTCAGCCCGGCGTCCGTCTCGAAAGCGGTCGCGTTCCTCGAAAGCCAGGGCCTCATCCGCCGGGAACGCGACGAAGGCCGCCGCGAGCGCTACATCGTCGACGACGACGTCTGGTACCAGTCGATGCTCGCCACCGCCCGGTCCAACGCGCTGTTCGCCGCGACCGCGCGGCAGGGTGTCACCGTCCTCGGCGCCGGCAGCCCGGCCGCCGTGCGCCTCGAGAACATCGCCCGCTTCGTGGACTTCGTCGGCGAGAACATCACCCGCGCCGCCGAACAGGCCCGCGAAATCCTCTACACGAAGCCTTAG
- a CDS encoding acyl-CoA dehydrogenase family protein, protein MTPEQDELRVTVRKLLEREATPWPALVEIGVPALAIPEEHGGLGAGLTELRIVAEELGRVLSDVPFLGPAVATQAVLATGDDRLLPRLAEGAVAALAWTGEDGRWDTAVCRGDLSTVDGRAHYVLDGDTASILLAATEDGLYEVDPADAVREHVPALDETRRFATVTFDHAPARRLGPLDPGPVRDFACLLLAAEQTGAAARALELTVEYTKQRHQFGRPIGSFQALKHRMADLHVLVETARSAAYADLPAVAKVHCSEVLSEVAAEMIQLHGGIAITWEHPAHRYFKRAHSSSLLFGAPHHHLPRVRPN, encoded by the coding sequence ATGACGCCCGAACAGGACGAACTCCGCGTCACCGTCCGGAAACTCCTGGAGCGGGAAGCCACGCCGTGGCCGGCGCTCGTCGAGATCGGCGTCCCCGCGCTGGCCATCCCCGAGGAGCACGGCGGGCTCGGCGCGGGCCTCACCGAACTCCGGATCGTCGCCGAAGAACTCGGGCGGGTGCTGTCCGACGTCCCGTTCCTCGGCCCGGCCGTCGCGACGCAGGCCGTGCTCGCCACGGGTGACGACCGCCTGCTCCCCCGGCTCGCCGAGGGCGCTGTCGCCGCGCTGGCCTGGACCGGCGAGGACGGCCGTTGGGACACGGCCGTCTGCCGGGGTGATTTGTCGACTGTGGACGGTCGCGCGCACTACGTCCTGGACGGCGACACCGCGTCGATCCTCCTGGCCGCCACGGAAGACGGACTGTACGAAGTGGACCCCGCCGACGCGGTCCGCGAGCACGTCCCGGCACTCGACGAGACCCGGCGGTTCGCCACCGTCACGTTCGACCACGCGCCCGCGCGCCGGCTCGGCCCCCTGGATCCGGGCCCGGTCCGGGACTTCGCGTGCCTGCTCCTCGCCGCCGAGCAGACCGGAGCGGCGGCGCGAGCCCTCGAGCTGACCGTCGAATACACGAAGCAGCGCCACCAGTTCGGCCGTCCGATCGGGAGTTTCCAGGCGCTCAAGCACCGCATGGCGGACCTGCACGTCCTGGTCGAGACGGCTCGCTCGGCGGCCTACGCGGACCTGCCCGCGGTCGCCAAGGTGCACTGTTCCGAGGTGCTGTCCGAGGTCGCGGCGGAGATGATCCAGCTGCACGGCGGCATCGCGATCACCTGGGAGCACCCGGCGCACCGCTACTTCAAGCGCGCGCACTCGTCGTCCCTGCTGTTCGGCGCGCCGCACCACCACTTGCCGCGCGTGCGCCCGAACTAA
- a CDS encoding acyl-CoA dehydrogenase family protein has translation MRFGLTAEQTAFAGSLHDLLSTSADWPKLAELGVTALGIAEKHDGLDASPVDLVVAFEALGHHGVPGPWTDTVAVLPALLDDPVLTSVASGETRASVVFAPHVPYALDADTADLRVLVDGDRLKTFTPGRELSSVDPSRRLFEAVPGDDLGPALDPARAFDLGVLATAAQLLGAGNRLLSTSVDYAGQRRQYGREIGKYQAVKHLLADVITALELARPLLYGAAVTLSPADVSAAKVACGDAALLAARTGLQVHGAIGYTAEHPLGRRLLRVRALTTAWGTGAVHRRRILAAVG, from the coding sequence ATGAGGTTCGGATTGACCGCCGAGCAGACGGCGTTCGCCGGCTCCCTGCACGACTTGTTGTCCACTTCGGCCGACTGGCCGAAGCTCGCCGAGCTAGGCGTCACCGCGCTCGGCATCGCTGAGAAGCACGACGGCCTCGACGCGTCGCCGGTCGATCTCGTGGTCGCGTTCGAGGCGCTGGGCCACCACGGCGTCCCGGGACCGTGGACCGACACGGTCGCCGTGCTGCCCGCGCTCCTCGACGACCCGGTGCTCACGTCCGTGGCCTCCGGCGAGACCCGGGCCTCGGTGGTCTTCGCACCGCACGTGCCCTACGCGCTCGACGCCGACACCGCGGACCTGCGTGTCCTGGTGGACGGCGATCGGCTCAAGACCTTCACCCCGGGGCGTGAACTGTCCTCGGTGGACCCGTCCCGGCGGTTGTTCGAGGCCGTCCCCGGCGACGACCTCGGCCCCGCGCTGGACCCGGCGCGCGCGTTCGACCTCGGCGTCCTCGCGACCGCGGCCCAGCTGCTCGGCGCCGGGAACCGGCTGCTCTCGACGTCGGTCGACTACGCCGGGCAGCGCCGGCAGTACGGGCGCGAGATCGGGAAGTACCAGGCGGTCAAGCACCTCCTCGCCGACGTCATCACGGCACTGGAGCTGGCGCGGCCGCTGCTGTACGGCGCGGCCGTGACCCTGTCCCCCGCCGACGTCTCGGCCGCGAAGGTGGCGTGCGGCGACGCGGCGCTGCTCGCGGCCCGCACCGGACTGCAGGTGCACGGCGCGATCGGCTACACCGCCGAGCACCCGCTCGGCCGGCGGCTGCTGCGGGTCCGGGCCCTGACCACGGCCTGGGGCACCGGCGCGGTGCACCGGCGGCGCATCCTGGCGGCCGTCGGATGA